The genomic segment AGCACACTGCTCTTCTTGGTCACATGGCTTTCACTCGCCATCTGGACCAATCATGTGAAAACAACGTGTCCAGGAAGTGtccacgggcctttttttttattaacacctGAACAGCTGACTGGACCAACAACTGACGTCTGTTATCGAAGTTGGCTGGCCTTCTCTGTATCGGAATGTCAGTCTGAGATACCCCACCCTGTATTATTTTACTCTTTGCTTAGGGcgattgctttgtgtgtgttctaTTGTGTTGAGAGAGGAAATGATTCTTCTTTACTCTCTGACTGCTAAATGTTCTAAAGGAGGACAAGTACACTTCAAATCTGTGTGATTACTTTATATAGACAGTGCCTAGGCAATAACCACAACCACAAACAAAAATGCtgtcaatgttttacagtgcaaatGGTATGtggagtattttttttctctttgggtTTGACAAAAGCTTGTAACACAAGAAAAACTGAGCACAAAAAAGCTGTATACACACTGTCTGGCAGACATATCTAGGGGTCAGGTCTCCTATTTATATAGAAGGGATGATGAgaccaaataaaaataaaaagaaatgtcaTCTCCAGGAGAACCAACAGCTTTGACTGGAAacgtaaacaacacacacagtgactgcaTTAAAATGGAATCAAAAGGACTACAATAGAGAGAGcaacatttaaaataaataaatgacctGCAAAACGCAATTTTTCAAACCAACAAGCAGTGGGGTGATTATCACTTAATCCATAAAGTGTTGGGAAATGGTTCACCTTCAGTTTCATATCAAGGGACCTGGGTAACTTAAAAactcccttttccccctccccAATACATCTCTGTCGGCCAGGGGGAGGCTACGGGCGGTTCCACTGTCTTGCCCTTCCTGCCTGGTAACACTGTTATAGAGGATGAGTCAAATAAAAAGATCCCTGCAGCCATCCAATCATGTGTCTTAATGTGTCATCATAACACAGACTCGAATGGGCATAACCAACTGTACAATGTGGTGGTGGGACTTGACCATGGAATAGACCTGAAACTATGCCTGGCGAATACATGCAGTAACAGCACATGGCCACAGGGCGGTGACATGCCCTAATAACACAGCACACAAAAAAAGTTGTTTGTTTTTCCACTGTGAGGTGAAAGGACAGCAACATAGTCTGTCCTACTGGCCAGCACCCAGAAGAGTCAGGATCATTTCTGCTCACGAATGGCAAGAAAGAGTTCCAGAATCAGTCTGCTTGCATATATGCAACAATGAGGAATatccctattttttttttctctgtgcttTTAGTTGTCAGCTCTGTGACCAGGTCACTGCAGACTGACAACTTAATGAGTAGGCTGTCTGAAGACTGAGGTTGGACAAAGACAGGAACTGAGGATGATACTTGGGAACAAAATGCAGgaagaaaaggttaaaaaataaaGTTTTATATCAAGTGTAGAGGTTGGCTATGTCTTGTCAGTCACTTGTTCTCTTCCCTGATGGCCTCCAGGATTTTGATGAGGCTCTCTAGTCCAAACACGTAGCCCTGGTCGGGCCCGTCGTGAACCGTCTGGTCGTCTCGAAAACCTTTGAAGGTGCTGTGTGCAAAGTCGATCATTCGCACGTCCACActgggcggctgctgctgctgctgctgctgaagacaGGACTGGCTgtctgatgaggaggaggtggtggtggtggtggtgatggaggaggtggtgaggcgAGGGGCGACTGTAGGAGGAGGTTGCTTTGGGGGCATGGGGGTGTCCGCAGTAGTAGCCGACGACTCCACAGCTGGGCTGGCCTCCATGGGCTGAGGAAAGGACAGTTGTGGCTGTAGTGGCTGGGGGAGGGACTGCAGTGGCTGGGGGAGGggcggttgttgttgttgttgttgttgttgttgttgttgtgagtgAAAGGGGACCAGCAGGCCTTGGCTGGCGTCCTTGTCCTTGACCAGGACTTCAGCTTTGGTCCATACAGCCTCGGCCTCAGGCTCCTTGCCTTCGTAGATGATGAGCAGCGAGCTGGAGTAGAAGCGGTACGAGGCCTGGCGCTCCAGCACCGCCTTCAGGCTGCGCAGCTTGCCCAGGATCGGCTCAAACAGGTCCCGTCTCAGCTGCGTACCGTTGTGCATGTACTGAAACAGGGCGTGCCTGAAGCCATCAATGGACAAGCCGCGTCCGTAGTACTTGTTCCTGCAAAGGTAATGCCCTGTGTCCATCTGGTATACCTgcagagtcagaagcacaaaaaagagaaaaagaaaatattAATAATGGCCGACAAAGGAGAAAATAAACAAGAGATATTCAACTTCCCTTTGACTTTTGATCCTCATATTCCTTGTAATCCTAAGCCTATACCCCGACGGTCTAGATCTGATGACTTCATGCTGAATGGCAGTGTGACACATCATGATAACAATAACAGGAACCAGTCCCCCCgactgaaaatgaaagaaaaaatctTTGAGGGTTTGTACACATAGCATTAAAGTGcattaaaatgcacacacaccttagtgtACAGTAAGgaagacagattttttttctgagaGTAAGCATatttactgtactttactgtgacattgtaagaatgttcaacccctatcatactctgtacactgcctacttctacatactatactatatcatagatgtatccatcaacacttgttgtctaccttaactgacagagtatgttttttttctgctttggtctatcccaactcacagaatgtctttttgcacaattaccttttctacatttatctctattttttattttattttccccaccctgatgactattcctgtgtttatttttgtcttgaaatatgtccatgtgggcttttgtgtatttgtgtatttatgtaagctactggatacctgaatttccccctggggatcaataaagttactctactctactctatttacaGACCAGACCATTCCGTAAGACCTGAAGTCtttgaaaacaaaaaagtttGATGCAACTAAAAGGAATGATTATTCctgtcagggttcccactctcataagatataaaattccatgattttccatgactttccagtaTGTTTAAGTAAACTTGGGATGCCTTTTATTGTGACAAGGTAGaagcccagaactgcatttgcatgaatctggtaCCAATATAAACAGAGAAACAGACTAAGAAAATCTGCATCAGGTGGGCGGTACACAGTGCAATCTTCCTCTATTATCACAGTTAATTTAAGTCATATAGAAATAGTTTTGATGTTGTTTGACAGCTCTTTTCCAACTACAAATAACAAACATTTTCAGGCCCAATTCAGACTTTGaatgtttctcccttaatattggtgccaGATCATAAAAATGCAATCCTGGGGTTCTAGCTGGCAACTAAAAAGGCCTACAAAGTTGAATAAAATCAGTGTAGGTCgtagagatgcaccgaaatgaaaatttgtggccgaaaccgaaaccgaataataatgaaTCACTTGGCAGAATAGcaaaaccgaatattacagttcagttaaaagttatcaaaagctaggtttttcactatttttaaataccGGTATTGCTGAAATCTACAACTTACAATAAATGTCTAGACATGTTTTTCAtaggaaaaaaatatttatttgaagtcttcaaatgttcgagtagaactgaaattaccGTAATTCCTCGAATAGTATCCGGGGTTactattatttatttctttttttggccAGGCTATTAATTGGGGTAGGCTACTATTTGAGGGGAGGCTCCTATTTTTTAGGtttaatttttgtttttatttttttaaaatttcaacGATTGTCatttggtggggaaaaaaactgagCACATAATTTCATACCTTACATTTATTAATTGTTAATTCATATTTGGAGTCTTATTGCAATCCATTTCATTTGTTTCTAATTCATGTCGTTAACAATGTACAACATGTGAAGCTGTCTATGGGCACATCTAACATCTGTGATATAGCCCTACCTCAGGAAGTTTCATCGTCATGAGAGTGCCACAAGATGTAGgctaaactttaaaaaaaactagGCCTAACAGATGCATGCACGTCCACCACGTGCCTGGACCGAGATGAATAGCGTaatgaaacataggcctaaaaggacttaaaaaaaaaaaaaaaaaaaaaaaaccagtctTAAACGCTGGCCTGTTCTATGTAAGTAACATCAGCGCATCGCGACATGAGGGAACATCATTCACGGCCGTAAAGGCCATATATCTTTGGCGCAAAGCTATTTCAAACCAAGCTGCCAGCGCTTCTGTTCTTTGGACAGGCCGGCCCCATAGTatcctgtgattatttaatttcaaatagaTAGGCATCTTTCGGGGCTCACGAATGTCAGAGCAGTTTAATGCAACAGCAGTTTGATGCAACAGCAGTTTGATGCAACAGCAGTTTGATGGTGTGCACAAAAATGGCCATTCTTCTTCACCGGGGCAATGTGGATGCTTGTTTCCCATTGCCCGTCAACTTCTGAAGACAATGTCTCGTGATAGTAgtgggaaatgcaatgtcattTTAAGGCATTTTAGgggggccttagccaaaggtgaattggctttcggccgaaaaccgaaagtgtcttttttgcGTTTTCAGACTAATATTTTCTgttgccgaattttcggtgcacctctactagGTCGGGCACCAAAAGTGTCTGATTTGAAAAGCAGTGACCCAGCTCAGTGTTGCAGCTAGGCTAGCAAATAGCCAAAAACACATGGAAATTTTGATATGGAGATCTGTGaatctgccatggaataaaatgtCCAAGTAAAGAGAGTTAATTTCCTGTTGCAATGTAAGAGGTATAAAAGACTGACCTGCATGCCACAGACCCGTACCCCCAGTGTGGCGGAGGTACTCTGTTCACATTTCTTCATCTGGCGCGCAGCCTTCTCTTCGGAAGCATCATCCCCATGTTGCCTGGTGCCCATCTTCAGGTCCAGGATGCAGGGATAGCTGAAGTGATGCACTACGTTCTCCAGCAAGAGGAATTCTTGGGAACATTTGAAGTCAAGGAATATTCATTAACTGAATTGCTATTGGCTTATGTACTTTCAATATACCAttataaccactcattacaacagaGGTATGCAGAAAAGCATCTCTGAACACATAGCATGTCAAAGACCACActgggtgccactcctgtcaactAAGAACAGGAAAGTGAGTCTACAATTAGCACCGGCTCACCAAAATCGGACAATACAACCTTTGCACGGTGGCAGGGGTCAGAATTTGGCCACAAAAAACATGGATCGACCATGTCTTGCATCAACAGTTCAGGCTGGTGGAGTAATGACGTtagggatattttcttggcacatTTTGGGCCATTATTTAAAGCCCTATTCGGACGGGACAAATTGTATGTATGAACATGAGCAAATGCGATTCTATCTCTCAATGTCGGCAATAGAAATGGCCAATTCGGAGTGGAttaaaatatctcagtaaacgaacagaaagtggGCAGAGGGGTAAATCATCACGCACTTTTGTGACAGTCTTATCATGTGCATGCCATCTCAACAATATATTAttgacagggttcccactctaattcagctatacaattccatgattttccatgactttccagacccaaaaaaaagaatttccatgaccatttccggaaaaagaaatgacgttaaaaagttttaaaacgtgtgaaaactgaagattatcttcaccgccGAGCAGAATGTTGCACATTTTACAGCACGAAACCAAAcgtctctggcgaagcgttgtagtataaccagtaagaaacaatgttatacatgaaacaaaaaagtttttgcttctacatgtgacggaggtcatcttgcacctgttcacccccctcggggatcaaacctgcatcctcgtcaactacaacggttcggcaatgggagacagtacgataccgctgggccaagaaactagtctctcagcccaacggcacgagactgtatgaagctatcggagggaggtttaccaacgttccacgccaactctgtgctagttagcctgcgttacactctcccccttaaacctcactcccatccgggtcacggcaccactgtgacggaggtcatcttgcacctgttcacccccctcggggatcgaacttgcatcctcgtcaactacaacggttcggcaatgggagacgcagtacgataccgctgggccgagagactagtctctcggcccaacggcacgagactgtatgaagctattggagggaggtttaccaacgttccacgccaact from the Engraulis encrasicolus isolate BLACKSEA-1 chromosome 14, IST_EnEncr_1.0, whole genome shotgun sequence genome contains:
- the ip6k1 gene encoding inositol hexakisphosphate kinase 1; translation: MCIPHSMEAGKHSGGHSQGHAPPTPQQQQPQMQQQQQQGAAGPDRRRSGGGVALEPFVHQVGGHTSMMRYDDHTVCKPLISREQRFYESLPPEMKEFTPEYKGVVLVCFEGDLDGYINLVAYPYVESEGLEQEEQTERDRDAPRRKHSRRSLHRSSSDHKDKEEKSAHESDSSENLQELKSPRLELHMHSEVPFQMLDGNSGLSSERITHNPWSLRCHKQQLSRMRSESKDRKLYKFLLLENVVHHFSYPCILDLKMGTRQHGDDASEEKAARQMKKCEQSTSATLGVRVCGMQVYQMDTGHYLCRNKYYGRGLSIDGFRHALFQYMHNGTQLRRDLFEPILGKLRSLKAVLERQASYRFYSSSLLIIYEGKEPEAEAVWTKAEVLVKDKDASQGLLVPFHSQQQQQQQQQQQPPLPQPLQSLPQPLQPQLSFPQPMEASPAVESSATTADTPMPPKQPPPTVAPRLTTSSITTTTTTSSSSDSQSCLQQQQQQQPPSVDVRMIDFAHSTFKGFRDDQTVHDGPDQGYVFGLESLIKILEAIREENK